A stretch of DNA from Pseudomonadota bacterium:
AAACCTCCATGTATCTATGGCCATATCAGTACCCATTTTTTCTTTAAGATAGACCAGATTTTACTGAAGTTTTTATTGACTTTCAGACTACTACAATCTTTAATAAAATACCCTCTATGGATACACTCATTCTTGTTGATAAGAACGACAGAGAAATAGGTTATGAAGAAAAAGAGCGTTGCCATCTTATCCCGACAAAACTTCACCGCGCATTCTCTATATTCATTTTAAATACAAAAGGCGAAATGCTCATACACAAGAGATGCGGCATAAAACAAACATGGCCAGGGTTCTGGACAAACGCCTGCTGTTCTCATCCAAGAAAGGGTGAAAGCTTAGAAACGGCCACAAAAAGACGCCTTCAAGAAGAACTGGGATTCAAATGTGATTTGGAATACCTGTTTACATTCCGTTATAAGGCAAATTATAACAGAAAATATGGAGAAAATGAAATAGACCACGTTTTTTGGGGAACCCACGATGGAATAGTAAAACCCAATAGAGAAGAAATCGAGGACTGGAAGTTTATGGCAATAGACAAATTATTAGTAGATATAAAAAAACATCCGGAAAGATACACCCCCTGGTTCAAAAAGGCGCTTCCAAAGGTGCTAAAACATATTCAAAAGGCATAAGGATTAAACCTTCACAGCTTCATGGAATAGTGTCCTGTCCCATTAATAGCTTTACAGTTCAATCACTGCTCTTCTCGAACCGGAAAAAGGAGATCCCTTCGCACTCCGGCACTCCATTCCCGACCATCACCCGCAAGCGGGTACCCGAGATTTGCTTCACTTAAACGGGCAAACTTGCCCCCGCTCTGGCGGGGACTTCGGACATGCCCGTTTCCCCTTCGGGACGTTCCACATTTAGCCGGGTACCCGTGGGAACTTTACGGGTGGCAAGCGGTCATTTTGTGATGTCGTGCTACAGTGAACTCCTTTTTCTCTGAAATGTACAGAAGCGTTAGGGACAGGACACGAGCACAGAGAAACATGGGAACAATAAGGGATAAAAAGGTTAAAG
This window harbors:
- the idi gene encoding isopentenyl-diphosphate Delta-isomerase, translating into MDTLILVDKNDREIGYEEKERCHLIPTKLHRAFSIFILNTKGEMLIHKRCGIKQTWPGFWTNACCSHPRKGESLETATKRRLQEELGFKCDLEYLFTFRYKANYNRKYGENEIDHVFWGTHDGIVKPNREEIEDWKFMAIDKLLVDIKKHPERYTPWFKKALPKVLKHIQKA